A single window of Bos javanicus breed banteng chromosome 19, ARS-OSU_banteng_1.0, whole genome shotgun sequence DNA harbors:
- the LOC133231631 gene encoding TP53-regulated inhibitor of apoptosis 1-like, which translates to MNSVGEACTDMKREYDQCFNRWFAEKFLKGDGSGDPCTDLFKRYQQYVQKAIKEKEIPIEGLEFMGHGKEKPESSS; encoded by the coding sequence ATGAACAGCGTAGGGGAGGCTTGCACCGACATGAAGCGCGAGTACGACCAGTGCTTCAATCGCTGGTTTGCTGAGAAGTTCCTCAAGGGGGACGGCTCCGGGGACCCATGCACCGACCTCTTCAAGCGCTACCAGCAGTATGTTCAGAAAGCGATAAAGGAGAAGGAGATTCCTATTGAAGGACTGGAGTTCATGGGCCATGGCAAAGAAAAGCCTGAAAGCTCTTCTTGA